A region of the Scatophagus argus isolate fScaArg1 chromosome 19, fScaArg1.pri, whole genome shotgun sequence genome:
ATCATCCTCTAATATATGCTGACTCTATGGATGGTTAGCATTAGAAAAGGTATCAAGTTTCAAGTCAACGTGACATGAGGGCtaaacagtgagacagtgtgGCAGTACATTATTCAAACTCTGAGATCTCATTCGAACTGCTGCCTGTGTGCATTAATGGATAGCCTCAGCAAAGGTGCTGCTTCCTATTGGAATTCCCCTTTCGTTTACTGCAGGGTCAATAGCGGCAGAGGGACTGCTTCACTATTGATCTCTGTGGTCTATTTCTGGAAGGAGCACAAGTGCAGCGTCAGGCCAAGCACCTTACCAGAGCTTTGAGGAAGAGGGGCCTATCAACAAGTTTACCCCCTGATCATTTATGTTTTCCTGTGTCGCGTATGAACAGCATGTAGGTCGATGTAGTGTTCgtattcacaaacacatgctaCCACTCACCAGATTCTGCTGACACAGCCagtaaaactgctgaaactTTTGAGACATTAGTAGCTGAGCACTTCCCACTGCACTCCGGATTTTTCCTAGGACTggtggacagacacacacacacacacacacacagaaacatgttggTGTCATCACTGACAGCTTGGCAGGGGCTAACATGTTGAGCAATGgctttcagtcagtcattcacaGGATCCAATCTGCTCACGAAACACCAGTCATGATTCTgcgttttcattttcaacatgacAGGTAATGTCTAAAATGTTCACTGTGGTTGTACTGTTAAACgtactgcaaaaaagaaaagagggaaattaTAATAGAGCATGTATTATAAAAGCACTGACTTCAGATAACAAAAGCACCACCCACTTTCCCTCAGGACACTCACTCTCCTCTGACAGGTCATgttcctctgcttctctctccatctctttgcaCCATCCCTCCAGCCGCTTGGTTTCATTGTGAAGGAGCTGCATAAACCAGCTGCCATCCCTGCGAAGGGGTGACACTCGGCCCGTTTCAGTGCTCTCCAGACTGGGTTCAACCAGCCAGGGTTCAGGCTGTGGACTGGGGGGCCCACTGGAAGGCCGGTAGTCTTCCCGGTAACTGAACAGGCCCTGTGTGCGCACCGTACGAATGGCCCCATACTGCGTGGGAGTGCTGGGCTCAGAGTGGCGACCAAAGCCACCACCAAACTGTAGGCCCTTGTCCTCCATGGAAGGAAAGCCCTCTAACTCCATGTCTGCTTGTACTGCAGTGGTCACACTATTAGAGCGCTTGAACCTGCCATGCCTGCAAATGCAAGAGTTAGCTTAAAAAAATGCAACTATAAGCACACTGAACTTGGACTATGGACACTTTCTTCTGTCTGAACCACATACCGTTTATGATCCTCCACTTGGATCCCTATCGAATGGAACTGGGGAAGGCCTTTACTTTCAGTCTCAGAGTCTGTCACAGTTTCCACCTGataaatacagacaacagaacaCTCAAATTATCGTCATCAACCACTGAAATTTACAGACGCACACGTCTGCCACTGAAAAGGACAGCTTGACATTTAGAAACATATTGCTTAGGACGGAGGATTTGAgtttccatttctgtctctcagctaGTAATATAATTGGTAGGTTTGCTGGTTTTGATAACAACTCCAAAACctgctttttatttacagacaaattcataaaaacatttcctAAGCTAGAAAGCAGTTTATCTTACACATATAGGCACGAAATAACACCAGTcagatctctctctctggagAGGTGGCGAACCAACAGTCAGTGTAACCATGAGAAGCCAGCTCTTAAAAGTACCAGCAGTACCAGTACGATTGGATGACAATGAAGCCAAGAATAAGTTAAACTTTTTTCCAGGCTTTTGGTACGAtagacactgaaaataaaaagctggCAATGGAAACACTGGTTAGCTGGAACTCTGGGTCACGACAGGCACAGTGTCTACGTTTGCAAAAGGAACATCACTTGTCTTGGACACCATACTCAGCACTGCCCACATCAATGGCATCTGTGTGCATGACGCATTGTAAGACCAGTCCAATGCTATCTGCTAGACCAAGAAGAAAGGAACAGATTAAGCATCCAGATCTCAAGCTAGAACAAAGAGAGCATGAGAGATTCTAATTGTTCTCTTCATTACTGCTGTCTCTGAATAAGCCCTGGTCCGTGTAATTGTAGAGTCTGACATATATAAAGGTCAACAAGACTCCACGAAACCTTGTAGAGTATTTCTGTTACATTTGGGAATTTGTAACACAGAAAAAGACGGTAGCTAATTTGCACATTAAATTTTATTGccagtttaacattttgaagTCTGCCTGGAGATgtggacagaaataaagaatCTTTTTATAATGTAACAAACCAATGATGCAATGTAATTGAAACACCTACCAGCAGTGCACAAAATATGTGCCTGTTGTGTCCTTATCTGGTAAAGAAAATTGGTTGATTTAAAAGCGACGTAGCTCAGAactgagaaatgttttctttactctGACTGGATTTTAGAGATCAGAGtatcaaaataagaaaaaaggtACCAGATAGAAGAAGACATCAGATTGGTGTTATTAGCACGAAGGCTGGGTGACACTGACAGTTATACTCTTACCTGTATCCCAATAGAGGAACGTGGGGTTTTGAGGTACTCCTCTGCCTTGGACACCAGCACTGCTTTGTCGCATGTCTGGACGGAGATGTGGCTGCCCAAAGACGCATgcctctttgctgctgctgactccATGGCCATGGTGACTGCCTTGGTGCTGTCCAAGCTGTCCATGGAGCTGTAGATGGGACGACCAAGGCTATCCGTGGTCCACAATCCACCCCGCGGATGCCTGCCCTCCTGGTAGGCATCTTGGGTAGACTCTGTACTGCTCTGGGCTGTCACAGAGATAAGAGGCTTGGTGGTGGTGCGCGGGGGCACAGGAGGTGGAGTCTTCTTGTAACTGGGAGGATATGATACCACTGGATAGCACAAGCAGGATGAGAGGACAAGGACAAAGCAAGACAAGGGTagaggataaaataaaacatgagaaTGAAAAATGTGGCCAAAAAAGCTGGCAAGGGTCAAATGTTGCAGTTCACCTGTATCACACAGTGTGTGATAGAAGAGCATCATAGCATGATGGGAGATTAGGCATCAGGGAACTTAAAGCAAGGGAAATGTCAGTAAGGTGAAAAGCAACAGCAGCtttgtaatatgtgtgtgtttattgggGAAGTGCAATGACAGATTAGAGGAAAGATTTGCTCTTTCAAGTGCAAATGAGAAACTGATCGTAATCCATCCAGATGGGCCTCACAGCTGAGTTGGAAATGTACCAACGTCACTTGCTGGatagtttgttgttgttttttttcaaacttgaGATAAAACACTGACTTAATGTGTAATCGCTCAGCACGGCAGctttcaaaaataatttctaataGTTATATATGGAAAAGATTCTAGTGCATTCTGGAGTAAATAAGTCATGGAAAAATGTATTGAACTTTAAGGTTAGATTTTAAGTAGGGTGTTCTTAGGTGCAAAAAGTGAGGATGAACCGAGTTAGCTATGAGCTGGATCGTGTTTTTTCTGTAGATTATTCCATTGTATTACTGAGGTGCTTGAGGCTCTTAGCTCAAAGCTTAAATCATAGCTCAGACTGCCTTTACAAGTATAAGATGAGTCAGGGGCCATTATGAGTTGTCAATCATTCACCACTACAGTGATTCCGATGAGTTCATTCAGTCCTTCACTTGTGAGGTACCctattcattttctcatttatttttaatataaactTTTATAGCAAAATGTTCAGGATTCTGAATACACTTCGGCGTACAGAAAGGTTCTTGTGCTCCGCCGACtcaaacacatgctgcatcCTAGCGTGAACAGGTACAAAAAGAGCCCCGACAGTATACGCTACACGAACTTCTTTGGATCGCAGGTAATTAAGtgcaaaaagaaataagaaaccACAAGGAATTCTGTTAAGCTAAATCCAGTCACAGACTTGAGTTCACGCCAACTTGAAGGGGCTGCAGCTCTGCAAGACACAGTGGGTGGAtaccaaaatgaaaagagcacaGTGACTCAGGCAGTATGCAACtccacattttctatttttacacaTCCTACCGTTTGACTTGCATTCATAACTGGAAATGCTACAGATTGCTCGGTACCAGATACAAACTGAGCGATATAAACCTCTGTGTTTCACCCATACGCTGCATCTCAGTTTCCTGTGAATATCTtgcaatacaaacaaacacattaaactcAGCTCAGTAATTAGATTTTTGTCATAATTTTCATGTGCAGGATAACCTTCACGATGCTAATTAAATAGTCTATTTCCATGTCCATACCTTTTCTAAAACATGCTCACTTATTTGGGGGTTTCTCAGTAATTTTAACATGTAGACAATGGAGCATTatgattttaaattaaagataTATTAAGTTAAACTCTCACTTCCTTACAAGCTTTTCAGAGACATGTGTGATTGTTTTTTACTTCTGGAAACCACATATATTGCATTGTAGATTAATTCTCATATTTTCCATCAAGCACGGCTGAGGTGCTGCAGTTACAGTGATGAATCGAGTTTCTTGTATTCTTAGCAGAGATGAAACATGGTACACGTTACCTACCCTTATTGCAGAAATTATCTGCCCCATTATGTGTCAGGGAGACTAAATGATGAGGAAAAGTTAATGCGTCAACGGCAGTGTCACAGTAAAGTCtgagctgttgttgctgctatAGCTGGAAACTCATGGGGTATACAAACCATAAGGTCTCTCCCCTCGAGAGCATGAACTTGCACAGTAAATACTACGCAGTGACAGCTAATGAGCCAGGAGATGTGACTATTTCAAAACTGGGTCTCCCACATTCTCCTGCAGTGGGAATGTGCACTTAAAAAGGGAGAGTCTGTTGAAAAATTACATAACCTCCTTTGCAGCAGTAATGAATATGACTGTACTGCCTCAGTGGGATAATGACAGAAACTCTAAATTAGTCTGTCATCAGACTGTAAGTTGAGTCAGCACTGCACAGTTCTCGCACAGTTCATTCATAAACTTTATTCTTGCCTGAATGGACTGACATTTAGGAAAACACATTCGTTGCCTCATACGCCTACATTTAGGTGCTGGGTATAAATACACAATTATTTCCTTAGGTTATTGTTGTTTAGTGAAGACATCTTAATTTGCTGACTCCTCCTGGGCTGCCAATGTGCTTCTAGGAAAAGTGCCGTAATCAATCCCAATGTCTTGCAATAACATTGACTGGACACCAGATGTCCTCCTGTAGACCGTTACATAATCCCTTTACACTGGTTCTTGTCTTCTATGTGTCTACACTGGTAAGTTACATACTTGAGTAGCAATTTTCATGATCAACAGTAAATGTAGTGGAACGAATCTCAAACTAATGTGACCAGTCCTATGTGACAAAGatatgacaaaacaagaaaacctATGCAAATGCCCTGTGCTCTTCTACACAAGTGTCAGACATGAAGCTTCTGAGAAAAACTTTTAAATACAGAGTTGAAATCTTGTTTAGTACAAATCTCGTCACAAATCATGTTGCAATACTTCCAAGGCAATTACTGCCCTGAGGAAGGTTTGACTCATTAACAGAGAGGAACCTGAAACCTTAAAACTTTGTAGTATCCTTAGGATCAAAGTTCAAAGTCTTCAGTCTAGAATTATCATTTTACCCTTAAAACAGGGAATTCAAATGTAAAAGAGGAAATCTTGGCAGCCTCAAACATTCGTTATGCCATGAGGTCATAAAACTTGTCTCAGTATGTCCACCTACATGTGAGACCGACAGTCTGAGCAAATGGTAATTGAGAGCTTCTGCACATgcaagttttcattttaaacactgcAGCCTCAGTTATAAGTTTGGATAATATAGTCCAGAGAAGCATCCTGTCCTCAGTGTGTAGCCTGCCTGTGTTTGAATTTGATTGTTTGGCTTAGCACTGCTGCACTGGGCAGTTCAGTAAACAGAGCCACACACCACAGGCATAATCAAGACTAAATGGACCTGAATGTTATGCTGTGAaattttgttgttgctcttgCTTAAATATATTTGTTAAGTTAAAAGTAAACAGTATACAGTTTATACTCATCATCATTTAATCTCCTCACTGACTTTAACTAGGCCTATTTTCTGTTGCCTTGTCTGACTTCAGCAACACTCACGGTGACTCAGCAGTGTCCatgacacacagaaagagcACTCCTTAAACGATTACTCTAATCAATCGATCAGCTGATGGTCAGGAAATTAATTGGCGGATACTTTGATAGTTTCATATATCAAGCACAAACGTCTCATGGATCAAAATGTGAGAATTTAGAgcattaataatataatatctGAAGTATTTGAAGATTTAGATATTTGAATATGTCACCTTTGGCTCTGAGATCTTGTGATGgactctttttaaaaaagaaatctgtttttctgacttttattCTCTACTCAATGAATCGATTTGAATTAACTGAAGATGGTAAgcaaaataatcaataataaaaaattaaacgTAGGTAACGAACTAGCTTTACCCCCATTACTGTCACAAATGGGTACTTTTCTTGGTACACTGGGTTCACATAAGCATTAATTAATCCCTGATTTGATGCACCGCCCGGCGGGGACGTTAAGTGAACCAAATCAAAGCCACCCACGACGTTGTGACTTCTGCTCAGGTGTGCGCCCGACCTCTCTGCTTTTGGCTGTTAATACCTGTAGCAGGTGCGACTGCACACCCTCTTTCAGCTCAAAACTTTGTGAACTCGAGGAGCGCACTGGGACAACAGACCGAATAGGCTTTATTTTTCCAAACTGTTTTAAAGACAACCACGCTGGGCACTGAGAGTAAATAAGAGTGGAGGGGACTGAACAAGACGCGTACCCAGACGAGTGAAGACAGGTGAGAAGAAGCAAACTCATTAATGAATGTCACTCTGTTAATGTGCTCCAAATACGCATATTTTCCACTGACATTTCACGGATGGTGTCCGGTGGTGGCGGCCACCATCATTAAGCTAACGCGGTTACAGGCAACACAACACATCCAGTAGAAGcagagcagtttgttttgtaataTCGCTACACACTGAGTTTACCAGTGGAAATAGGGTTGTTGTGAGTTGGGTTTCATGAGTTTTAATGGACGTCTGGATATGTTGTCATATTACTAACCATAAAAATCGTTAAAATCCGCAACAACGCGGGCACGTAAAAATGGCGCCGATATGCTAGCTACAAGCAGAAATGGtgtgttttagctctgttttgtgATACCGGAGGAAAATATCAGTGTTTGAAAGATACCTCGCTTTCAAACGGACAGAGAGATGTTGCTGACGGGGTTTTGATGGACGGTCAAGCTACAAGTGGTATCTTTTAAGTTTTCATAACACCTTTCAAGCCCACAGAGGGTGAGTGTTTAATTTTAGAGAACAGCTTATGTTCAGtcaaaattaacaaaacaaataagtcAAATAagtcaacagtgagcgttaatctggacaatcctactcccacctgcactagatgtaaatacttttcatgtaaatactgcacattctcactttttaaattttattatttttttataagctttctattttacaatatttaaattttacttacctattttttggttgCAGggaagaatttcactgcacattgtaccgtgtatgattgtgtgtgtgacaaataaacctgtcttgtatcttgtaaaACAAGTATTAGCACTTGGATTAACAATACACTATTTCCCCCAGGAAGAGAAGCACTTtcatttatctttctttctttctttctctcttgttgGCAAATATAGCCGGATCCTCTACGCTACACCCATGGACGTGtgactgcagctgaaatgtAGTTTGCAAAGGTAAGTGCTAGTATGAAAGAAAGGGGAAGGAATGGAGACTGACGGGTACCTGGAGGTGGCTGAGCGCGGTCCACGCTGCAAGTAGTAGGGAGACGAAACTGAATCCCTGCAAGAAGCAAGCAACACCAGTTAGAAAAGACAGATGCAGGTATCAGACACACTAATGCACGTCTACAGTAAATCATATCCACCAcagatctttaaaaaaaaaattacaggaTATATTGATTTTTTGCTTATCCAGTTAATAAGTTTGTCAGTAGCAGGCACatagagagagaaacacagataTGCATATATTTGCAGTGTTAggtcacacacaaatgtttatccccaactgctgtgtttgtggagTTGAATGCAATTGGAAAAAAAGCTACAGAGTCCCACGCTAACAAAGACTGTTTCGCTACGTAAAGTAAAATCATTGCTCATTACTGGTTAGCTCTCATTAACCAgcctttgctgtgtttctgcctcAAAATGCAGATGGGCATTGTTCATAGGCAACAGTCCTTAAGGAGAGGCCTCAACTTTATTCAAAGGTCCAATAACAAGGTTCTTATTGCTAGGGACATGCAAATGTATATTTTTCTCGAATCTGCACTTGTTCCTCATGGattattacaataaaaacaaacaagtagaAAATAGGGTTGTAGTGGTTTGGCAATATCCCCAGTATATGGTATtgttcacttcttcttcttcttattattactgttgctaTTGTCAGTTCCTATGAACCTTAAaggagtgaaaacagaaaggttttGTTTGGTTGAACAAACATGAGTAAAGCAGAATTCATTACCGTAATTAATTTACATGGTATGATAAGTGTCAATTTTCATACCATGGTGAATCATGAACCTGGTATAATGTCGCAACCCTAATGACAAAATATAGTCCAAAGTGGataacaaaatggaaattttcTATATTGTCattagcaataataataataataacaataaaatgctAAAGCCTTTGAAGAATCAGTGTTTGGCAAGTTTGTTAGCAATTGTGCCCATATGCATTGGTGACTGTACAGTATACCATGAGCTAAAGATTAATCTAAACTTATCTGTCTTGGCTCAATTGAAAACTCTAATGCACTAAAACATACAGCAGACATGCCATGCATCACCTAAATCTTAACACAGACAGCTACATCTTATCATgtataaaacacagcagaagtTGTCATGAATATGGAAATCaagtcaaaattttaaattctcaatttaagaagatgtttttttttatcatttaatatCATATGAAGAAATTTTCACATAGTAAACGTGGTTTATTAGCAGTACAGTGTGTCTCCtgagaaaagaacagaacattGTAATTTTTGGAGTATAAGGCtaacagaaaatgtcatgtatggacaaagacacaaagacaatcCTTTTAATCACCTAGTGAATTAGCCACTACACAACTGTTGGAAAATGCCAGAAACATGAGCTTGAATTGGAATATTTCAGTCACTGTCGTGGCATTTTGTCGAACTTACAGAAATGACTTTTAGACAATAGGGAAACAAATAATATCAGAAAATGTGCTGAGACACCCAGACAAAGATCATGCTTTCAAACCAAAAAGCAAGACAGCCTatttttctctctattttttatttctggaCTGTCTCTGGTGATGCAACAATATAGTCTACTGGAAAGCATTGCATCCTGTATGGCAGCATGTAGAgattctgcttctgtttcattattcactttctcattttttcaACTCTGAATGGGTATGACCACCCTGCCTATTTCTGTAACAGGTTTGCTGCCTTTAAATTCCTTTGTATTTGAGTGCATGAGCTTAAGCCATACCTTACATGAAGAGCAGAAGAGCAGGTGCACTACAcctaaaatgtaattataataTGGGTAATTCATTTGAAGTTCAATTATCACTTAATTTGTTCACGCTTTGCTGTATGCAGCTGATATTCCAGATTGATTGTGTAGCTGCTAGAAAGACTGTGGTACTCACATGGACTTCATGTAAAGTGTGACTAATATCAGTAGTGTTTTTGGTGCAGAGAATATGGAACAGACCTTCACGCTCGTGCTTTTTCAACAAGGCCCCTCAAACTTTTTGATCCTTTGTGGTCAACACTTAAATTTCAGAAAAGTTCTGACTGCGTGTCCTCTCCGTCCGACTCCCTCCATTTGTGCCAGAGGCCGTTCTT
Encoded here:
- the LOC124050543 gene encoding disks large-associated protein 2; the protein is MDSLDSTKAVTMAMESAAAKRHASLGSHISVQTCDKAVLVSKAEEYLKTPRSSIGIQVETVTDSETESKGLPQFHSIGIQVEDHKRHGRFKRSNSVTTAVQADMELEGFPSMEDKGLQFGGGFGRHSEPSTPTQYGAIRTVRTQGLFSYREDYRPSSGPPSPQPEPWLVEPSLESTETGRVSPLRRDGSWFMQLLHNETKRLEGWCKEMEREAEEHDLSEEILGKIRSAVGSAQLLMSQKFQQFYWLCQQNLDPSAMPRPTSQDLAGFWDLLQLSIDDVTAKFDELQQIKSNQWQLVESPEKKERKWPPPLPKRPTKGRGGVTRERSLDLQDRQRQEARRRLMAAKRAASFRQNSATERADSIEIYIPEAQTRL